In the Canis aureus isolate CA01 chromosome 36, VMU_Caureus_v.1.0, whole genome shotgun sequence genome, GTTCATAATAAGGCCTCTTTACTGTAGAATGATGGCTAGATTTATCTAAGGCCACTGAAAAGTCATCAGTATCTGAAATGCCACCTGCGTTATCGTCACAATCTGAAAGAACTTGAATCGCTGTGGTGTCCTGACTTGCGTCAGCCCAGGtaatcttttttccttcattcaaattttttttttttatcttcctggtCTCACAGTCGTCATCAAAGTAACAGTGGAAACGACCTTCCTTAAATTCCTTCACAAGAGCATTAATTTTCATGTCATCTTCTCTCATGATTTGAGACCACGTTTTCCCTACAAATGAAGGAGGGACATGAGGCAAGGCTTCAAGGACCGGTTCGTCAGGATTGTCTTCTACGACCTCCTTTGCTTTGTCCAGGTTCCTTACAGGATCAACCACGAAAATAGAGCTTGAATGGGAATCAGGGTTTGTTTCTTCCACATCCAGAGGCATCTTCTTAAATAGTCCTGCTTTAGAGCCAGCCTCTTGAGGCTGGTCAGCATCAGACTGGAGAGCACGATCACACTGGAAACTCATTCCGGAACTGCATGGTTCACAGCTCATACTTTCTGGATCTGCATGTTTTAACTTCAAAAGTTTTCCTTTACCAGACCTTTGATGGGCTGCCGACCCAGGAGAGGCATTACGAGGCACTGCCGAAACAGGTTCATGGTGCTTATCTTTTCGGCTGGTAGTTTCTGGATTTTTCCTTTGACAAACGTTGATTCCTTTGTCGGCCTTCTGAAGTTGGTCAACCACTGGCTGAGAATCCTCTTCccacttaaaatttgttttagggCTATCAGATCCACAACTCTTCTCTTCTGAATCAATGTATTTCACCATTTCTTTATCAGACCCTTGTGATGAGTAAGTCACAGACCGATCTGGGGGAtcaatttgaaaatttatttcagaaCCATCACAGCTTGACTCCTGCAAAATAATATAGTCTTTCTTCTGGTTTACCACTTTGAAAGTCTCTTTGGACTGGTTTGCCAGTGACTGAGGAGAGGCTTCACATACATATCCTATTTCAGAATCATAGGAGTCACAGCACTCACCTTCTAGATCAAAGCCTTCTGTATTTATACAGTTGATTTCTTTGACAGTCACGTGAGGTGTGTCAATCACCTGCTGAAAAGGGATATCAGACTCAGCAATCACTTCACAGTCACTATCACTGGTCACCAGATCCACAAATAGCATCTTTCGAAGATTTGCTTCTTTAACTGACACTTGAAGTTCATTAACCACTATTTCGAGAGGGACATCAGACTCACACATTAAttcagaatcactaggttcacCGGTCTTTACTTCCATGCCAAGATGCCCTTCCTTCGGAAGATCTATTTCTTTGCACACCACTTCAGATTGATCAACTTCTAACTGAAAATGAACACCagaatcacattttatttcagaaacaCTAGGTACACAGCTCTTATCTCCTAGGTCATGATGACCCCTCTTTTGCAAGTTGATTTCTTTGATTGCCAGAGGAGACTGATCAGTCACGAAGTGAACAGGAACATCAGAATCATAACTTACATCGAAGTCACCTAGTTTATAGCTCTTATCTTCCAGGTATATATGGTCTTCCTTCCAAAGACTGACTTCTTTAACAGATTTTTGAAGCTGGTCAGCCACTGACTGAAGGTGATCATCAGAAATAAAAGCTATTTCAGGACCACAGACAACATTGCTCTTATCTTCCAAATTGGCATGTTCCCCTTCCAAAATGTGtggttgctcaaccactgattcaAGAGGGACATTTGaaacataaattatttcagaatcaCTGGGTTCATAGCCCTTATCATCCAGACAAACATGTCCTTCCCTCAGAAGATTTATTTCTGCAATAGCATCTTGAATTTCATTAGCCACAGACTGAAGAGGTTCATCagaatcaaaatttattttagaatcacTAGGTTCCACAACCTTCCCTTGCAAGTCAACATGCTCCTTCCAAAGGTTCATCCCCTCAATGACTTCTTCCGTTTGGGAAGCCACTGACTTTTGAAAAGGGACATTAGAGTCATACATAACTTCAAAACCCTTGGATTCATCCCTCTTATCTTCTACATCTTCATCCTTCCAAAGGCTTATTTCTTTAACAGTTTCTCTAACCTGGTCAGCCACTGACTGAAGAGGATCCTCAGAATCAAAACTCATTTCAGAACCACCAGATTGACTGTGCTTATCTTCTAGCTCAATGTGGTCCTGATCCAAAATAGTTATTTGAGGTTGTTCAATTATTGACTCAACCAAGAAATCAGAATCCAAACTCATTTCAGAACCACTACACTGGCTGTTCTTATCTTCCACGTTCCCATGACCTTCACTCTCAAGGTTTCCTCTTTTAACAGCCCCTTCAGGGTGATCAGCCACCAGAGAAACACCAAAACCACGCATTAATTTAGAACCTCTAGTttgaaccattttatttttcattacaactttcctttccttcctcaggtTTGTTTTCTTAACCACTTCCTGAAATTGTCCAGTCAATAGCTGAAGAGGGTCACCAGTATCATACCTTATTTTACAATGACTAGATTCACTGTTTTTGTCTTCCagatgaacatttttttccttcatgaggGTTAGCGGAGGTTGGCTAATGACTGAATGAAGAGGGACACCAATATCCAAGTTTATTGCAAAGCCTCTAGATCCAGTACTTTCACCTACTGGGTCAACATGGTCCTCCTTCAAAATAGCAATGTGAGGTGTTTCAGTCATTAACTGAGGAAGGACGTCAGAATCAAACATTATTCCAGAACTACTATATGTATCACTCTTTTTTTCTAGAACATGTTCTTCTTTCTGAACATTGATTTCTTTGACAGCTATTTGAGGTTCAGTCACTAAATAATGAGGGATGTCAGAATCTGTTTCAGAACCAGTAAATTTAGCACTTTTACTTTTGAATTTAGCATGTCTTTCTTTTTGAAGCCATATTTCTTTAACAGCTGTTTCAGGCTTGTGAGTCACTGACCGATGAAGGTGGACACCAGGATCCAAACTTGTTTcatacacatttaatgcattaTCCTTATCTTGTAAGTTTATGTGTTCCTTCTGATGGCTTATTTCTTTAACAGCTATGTTAGGATGATCAGCCATTAAATGATAAGAAATGTCAGATTTCAAACTGATTTCAGAAACACTAGGCCCATtacctttattttctaaatgtatgtGCTCTTCTTCCTGaaggtttatttctttaatggGATCTTTAGAATGGCCAGTCATTGAATGAAAAATACCATAATCCAAACTTAATTCAGAACCGCTAGGTTCATTGTCCTTATTTTCTAAGTATATCTGctcttctttttgaagatttagcTTTTGCATAGCTACTTCCGGAGGGTCAATAACTGAATGAGGAGGAACATAAAAATCCAAACTTATTTCAGAACCACTGGGTTCATCATTCTTCCTCCCTAAGTGTATATATTCTTCTTTCTGAATGATTATGTCTTTAACAGCTCGTTCAGGTTGAGTAGTTCCCGAATGAACAGGTATATCAGAATCGAAAGTTATTTCAGAAACACGAGATGTATTAGTCTTATTTTCCAGGTGACTAGGTTCCTCCACATAAACAGCTACGTGAGGTTGGTCACCTCCTGAGCGAAGAAGAATATCAGAATCGAAAGTTATTCCAGAACTATTTGACCCAGAGCGCTCACCTTCCAATTTAATGtgcctttttcttatttcttcaatgTCCATCTCAGATTGCTCGGTACCGGACACAGCAGGGGGATCAGATTCAAATGTCAACTCAGAACTGGAGCACCCATAGCTCTTAACTTCCATGTCAACATTTAGCTCTTTCAGACTTATTTCACCCAGAGCCCCTTGACGTTGATCATTAGTTGACTGATAAAGAGAAGCACGAGAATCAAAACTTTGATCAGAATTGCTAGATTTAACACTCTTACTCTCCAGGTCAACAGCTACTTCTCGAGGGTTTACTTTTTTAACTATTACTCCGGACTGGCCAGGCACTAATCGAGCGTCAGTGTGAAAACTCAATTCAGAACCATGAGAATCATAGTTCATCTCCACAGGTTCATTCTTCTCTTCCAgaagatttatttcttcaacaGCCCTCTGAGATTCGTCAATCACTGTTTCAAGGGAAACAGCAAAATCAAGATGGGCTTTAGCGCTACTGATTTTAAGGTTCTTATCTTTCAGGTAGACCGGTCTATCCTTTAGGTTTCTTTCTTTGACAACCAGGTGGGGATGGTCAGCTGCTGACTGAGGAGAAGCATCATTGTCAATACTTGTTTCAGAACAACTTGAACCATAGTTCTTATCAACCAAGCCAATGTGAACCTTCTGAAGTTTTGCTTCTGTGACAGCCACTGGGAGTCGGTCACCCACTGACTGAAGAGGAAAAGCACAATCAGTACTTACTTCGGAGCTACTCGATCCATAGTTCTTATCAACCAAGTCAATGTGTTCCTCCTTAGGAAGGCTTACTTCTTTTGGAGGCTGTTGGGGGTAGTCATCAGTTGACTGAAGTAAGGCATCACAATCATAATTAATCTCAGAATCACTAGATTCATAGCTTTCATCAACTAAGCTGATAGGCTTTGCCTTCTGAACACTTACACCTTTAACAATTACTTGAGCTCGGTTGGTAGCCAACCGAAGGGAGCCATCACGATCAGAACTTATTTCAGAAACATAAGATTTATTATTCTTACACTGCAAATCAGCATATGCTTCCTTTGAAAGGTTTATTTCTTTGGCAGTCACTTTAGATTGGTCAGTAGGTGAATTTTGAAATGGAGAACTGCAGTCAAAACTCATTTCAGAAGCTCTCGATTCatagtttttctcttcttggtCAATTTGTTCCTCCTTCCAAAGGTCTTGTGCAGCCTCTTCGGGTGGATTGGACACTGACTGAAGAGAGCCACGAGCAAACTTCACTTCAGAAATCACTGAGCTCTTCTGTTCCAAAAAGGCTGACTTATTAAAAACCAAATGCTTTTCCTCTTGGGTAGGACCCATACCAGAAAAGAATTTCTCACGGTGCTTTGCAGTAGCATCTTCAAAGACTCCTTTATTAGAAGGCATGCCAGTTTTATTCAGGCTGATTGCTTGGTTGACAGCTAATTTGGAAAGAGATTCAGACTTTAAGGAGTCTTCCATACCCACAAAGTCACGGCCTTTAGCGCCAGCTGACAAAGTTTTACGTTGAGACTTTATATCTTCCTGTATGATCAATTTATCTGAACTTATACCTAAAGATTTCCTAGTCGATTCTTTAGGTTTCTGATAAGAAACTGAAGACGTTTCTAGATTGGACGATAGCCCAGGATTTCTAGAGCCCCTGTCTGGCTGTTCAAGGTATCTGTCAGCTTTGTTTGGGTCACATTTTCTGACTGTCTCTGAACTGGCTGCTGCTGGTAACTTAGTAGGTTTAGTTGTAACTGGTCTATCATAGGAACTTCCAGCTAAACAACTAGAAGGAGCACTAGAAATCACTGAGGGACATATTAAGCTTCGTCTAGTATGTGTAGCTTGACCTATCCCAACTGGATTAAATTCCTTCACACCACTTCCAATTTTATGAACAAACCCTAAGGGCTGCTGCTGTCCCTTCTCCAGTTTTTGAATAACTGATGGTCTAACTGAAACACCCTGTATATATTCCTGAGATTTACTGGGTCTAGAATGTAACTCTTTACTAGGTTCAAAACCCTTGGTGGAGCTGTCTCCTTTGACTCCAGCAGCATCCTCAGTCGCTTCCTCAGAAACAGAATCATCAACAGGAACCACTTCAGGAGGTGACGCAGTATTTGTAAGAAGTCTCTCATTTTGTGTTGATCTAAAAAGCAAGGGGGGAAATCCataaaaatattctgatatatatttaaaatgttataataaaGGCACAataactgtattttatttctatcctGGGCCCCACTGTTATAGAACAAGGAACCAAGGCAATCACATGAGACTGTACTTCCCTCAGGGATGAAATCAGTAGAGAAGGTGGAGACAGCTCCACCAATTGCTACTTAATAAACACAAATGGTTCCTAAACataaaaaaactgttaaaaaaaaaaaaggaaaggaaaaagaaatagccatCTATCATCTGTCAGTTATCAGAGTGGCAAACAGCAAAAGGTTTAAcataagttacttaacctttcagGCTCCAgttttctccccccaaaaaaccataATATTATTTTCCCTCATGAGATTGTCTTG is a window encoding:
- the ZDBF2 gene encoding DBF4-type zinc finger-containing protein 2 is translated as MQSRQGYCSYCCVRYNNLEQHMSSAQHRYLTTQNRQRMGTTSLMERFLQDVLRHHPYHSQESRSTQNERLLTNTASPPEVVPVDDSVSEEATEDAAGVKGDSSTKGFEPSKELHSRPSKSQEYIQGVSVRPSVIQKLEKGQQQPLGFVHKIGSGVKEFNPVGIGQATHTRRSLICPSVISSAPSSCLAGSSYDRPVTTKPTKLPAAASSETVRKCDPNKADRYLEQPDRGSRNPGLSSNLETSSVSYQKPKESTRKSLGISSDKLIIQEDIKSQRKTLSAGAKGRDFVGMEDSLKSESLSKLAVNQAISLNKTGMPSNKGVFEDATAKHREKFFSGMGPTQEEKHLVFNKSAFLEQKSSVISEVKFARGSLQSVSNPPEEAAQDLWKEEQIDQEEKNYESRASEMSFDCSSPFQNSPTDQSKVTAKEINLSKEAYADLQCKNNKSYVSEISSDRDGSLRLATNRAQVIVKGVSVQKAKPISLVDESYESSDSEINYDCDALLQSTDDYPQQPPKEVSLPKEEHIDLVDKNYGSSSSEVSTDCAFPLQSVGDRLPVAVTEAKLQKVHIGLVDKNYGSSCSETSIDNDASPQSAADHPHLVVKERNLKDRPVYLKDKNLKISSAKAHLDFAVSLETVIDESQRAVEEINLLEEKNEPVEMNYDSHGSELSFHTDARLVPGQSGVIVKKVNPREVAVDLESKSVKSSNSDQSFDSRASLYQSTNDQRQGALGEISLKELNVDMEVKSYGCSSSELTFESDPPAVSGTEQSEMDIEEIRKRHIKLEGERSGSNSSGITFDSDILLRSGGDQPHVAVYVEEPSHLENKTNTSRVSEITFDSDIPVHSGTTQPERAVKDIIIQKEEYIHLGRKNDEPSGSEISLDFYVPPHSVIDPPEVAMQKLNLQKEEQIYLENKDNEPSGSELSLDYGIFHSMTGHSKDPIKEINLQEEEHIHLENKGNGPSVSEISLKSDISYHLMADHPNIAVKEISHQKEHINLQDKDNALNVYETSLDPGVHLHRSVTHKPETAVKEIWLQKERHAKFKSKSAKFTGSETDSDIPHYLVTEPQIAVKEINVQKEEHVLEKKSDTYSSSGIMFDSDVLPQLMTETPHIAILKEDHVDPVGESTGSRGFAINLDIGVPLHSVISQPPLTLMKEKNVHLEDKNSESSHCKIRYDTGDPLQLLTGQFQEVVKKTNLRKERKVVMKNKMVQTRGSKLMRGFGVSLVADHPEGAVKRGNLESEGHGNVEDKNSQCSGSEMSLDSDFLVESIIEQPQITILDQDHIELEDKHSQSGGSEMSFDSEDPLQSVADQVRETVKEISLWKDEDVEDKRDESKGFEVMYDSNVPFQKSVASQTEEVIEGMNLWKEHVDLQGKVVEPSDSKINFDSDEPLQSVANEIQDAIAEINLLREGHVCLDDKGYEPSDSEIIYVSNVPLESVVEQPHILEGEHANLEDKSNVVCGPEIAFISDDHLQSVADQLQKSVKEVSLWKEDHIYLEDKSYKLGDFDVSYDSDVPVHFVTDQSPLAIKEINLQKRGHHDLGDKSCVPSVSEIKCDSGVHFQLEVDQSEVVCKEIDLPKEGHLGMEVKTGEPSDSELMCESDVPLEIVVNELQVSVKEANLRKMLFVDLVTSDSDCEVIAESDIPFQQVIDTPHVTVKEINCINTEGFDLEGECCDSYDSEIGYVCEASPQSLANQSKETFKVVNQKKDYIILQESSCDGSEINFQIDPPDRSVTYSSQGSDKEMVKYIDSEEKSCGSDSPKTNFKWEEDSQPVVDQLQKADKGINVCQRKNPETTSRKDKHHEPVSAVPRNASPGSAAHQRSGKGKLLKLKHADPESMSCEPCSSGMSFQCDRALQSDADQPQEAGSKAGLFKKMPLDVEETNPDSHSSSIFVVDPVRNLDKAKEVVEDNPDEPVLEALPHVPPSFVGKTWSQIMREDDMKINALVKEFKEGRFHCYFDDDCETRKIKKKNLNEGKKITWADASQDTTAIQVLSDCDDNAGGISDTDDFSVALDKSSHHSTVKRPYYEQSWRVASRCQAVKVSHGTQTNLTCLSQTKGSEEEDSMGKRSLLQKDKKSKKKVKIGTLEFPETCTKVLKPLQPNALVYVISSNMKFQDSECANFAKKYRSCRSRDVSIEYKYKRRTFNYYDPLNKKIVIDPPPSLEELDRNNWLNLSDLSSSSGDEDAQDADPTAVLTLRDELLAYPGAPVSPEPAPRPGTSGVGAAAKGRGAQLPPSARAAAGTSSQAAPRKFLESKRKTQTQRRLTTPPTANPGFPQKVYKPITLHPKPRTASEKRPIWIQTKLSDIIQKYISKYSAFLRRKYQSRSAFVRLHLKKKTGDVTKLKKGKSAAPTPPGSSGPPGPSGPPGPSVPPGPSVAPGPSVPRGPSVPPGPSVPPGPSVAPGPSVPPGPSVALGPSVTPGPSVPPGPSVPRGPSVAVAASGSTAKPPAQGACPPAGKKRNGGKKRPRKKRRRLSRPVKIYALRSLYSQVPYSDRMRTRLSEKPRAPEAT